One window of Thioflexithrix psekupsensis genomic DNA carries:
- a CDS encoding HsdM family class I SAM-dependent methyltransferase, protein MAQSIEPNITELANGWLKSYKLNYKLEQEPLNAEIDKALDDYFSKSGGVGGNRPDAKLLLQDKHLNYYPILIEYKGYKDKLVKLDNNGQVENKTAKNEPHFKNINSFAVNGAVHYANALLHHTSYTDIIAIGMTGYKDESGKIQHEIGVYYVSKSNFGVGQKVGEFSDFSFLKKENFDAFVKQVEDLNLSQEEIDKLKEQREKEIDASLVKLNNDIYQNEKGLGENDRVYLVAAAIIATIGIPGKVSPLEKSDLKSSTEKGNTDGEIIVRKISAFLAEKDLPQEKKDLIIRTLSNTLLTGNINKVENGESQLKRVFTKIVDDLGIYYKIGLTTDFTGKLFNEMYSWLGFSQDKLNDVVLTPSYIATLLVKLARVNKDSYVWDFAAGSAGLLVAAMNEMLIDAKNSIHSPDELRQKELKIKAEQLLGLELLSSVYMLAILNMILMGDGSSNILNKDSIKDFDGKYGFGKTDNQFPATAFVLNPPYSASGNGMNFVETALNMMNKGYAAIIIQNSAGSGRAKDYNKRILEKHTLLASIKMPIDIFIGKSSVQTNIYVFKVGEKHEKDEIVRFIDFSNDGYTRTNRKKASNNLKDTDQAKERYEELVNLVRFGKNKLSIFTEKEYYENTIDPKNGADWNQTAPIDTKPTLQDFKKTVSDYLAWEVSNLLKGNDSLGK, encoded by the coding sequence ATGGCACAATCAATAGAACCAAACATTACAGAATTAGCAAATGGCTGGCTTAAATCTTACAAGCTCAATTATAAATTAGAGCAAGAACCGTTAAATGCTGAAATTGATAAAGCACTTGATGATTATTTCTCTAAAAGTGGTGGTGTTGGTGGCAATCGTCCTGATGCAAAACTGTTGTTGCAAGATAAGCATTTAAACTATTACCCGATTCTGATTGAATACAAAGGGTATAAAGACAAACTGGTAAAACTTGATAATAACGGTCAGGTTGAAAATAAAACGGCGAAAAACGAACCTCATTTTAAAAACATTAATTCTTTTGCAGTCAACGGTGCGGTGCATTATGCAAATGCCTTGCTTCATCATACCAGCTACACCGATATTATTGCGATTGGAATGACGGGTTATAAAGATGAATCGGGAAAAATTCAGCATGAAATTGGTGTGTATTATGTTTCAAAAAGCAATTTTGGCGTTGGGCAAAAAGTTGGGGAATTTTCCGATTTTTCTTTTCTAAAAAAAGAAAATTTTGATGCGTTTGTTAAGCAAGTAGAAGATTTGAATTTATCACAAGAAGAAATTGATAAACTCAAAGAACAACGCGAAAAAGAAATTGATGCGAGTTTAGTTAAACTCAATAACGATATTTACCAAAACGAAAAAGGTTTAGGTGAAAATGATCGCGTTTATCTGGTTGCCGCTGCAATTATTGCCACCATTGGGATTCCTGGCAAAGTATCACCGCTTGAAAAGTCAGATTTAAAGTCTTCGACTGAAAAAGGCAATACTGATGGGGAAATCATTGTCAGAAAAATAAGTGCTTTTTTAGCCGAAAAAGATTTGCCGCAAGAAAAGAAAGATTTAATTATTAGAACCTTATCTAACACCTTATTAACTGGAAATATCAACAAAGTTGAAAACGGTGAAAGCCAGCTTAAACGAGTTTTTACAAAAATTGTCGATGATTTGGGCATTTATTATAAGATTGGCTTAACAACGGATTTTACTGGCAAGCTGTTTAATGAAATGTATAGCTGGCTGGGTTTTTCACAAGACAAATTAAATGATGTGGTGCTTACCCCGTCTTATATTGCGACACTGTTAGTCAAATTGGCGCGAGTGAATAAAGATTCTTATGTTTGGGATTTTGCCGCAGGTTCAGCGGGCTTATTAGTTGCCGCAATGAATGAAATGTTAATTGATGCGAAAAACAGCATTCATTCACCTGATGAATTGCGACAAAAAGAATTAAAAATAAAAGCAGAACAATTACTGGGTTTGGAGTTGCTGTCCAGTGTGTATATGTTGGCAATTCTCAATATGATTTTGATGGGTGATGGTAGCTCTAATATTTTAAATAAAGATTCAATCAAAGATTTTGACGGAAAGTATGGTTTTGGAAAAACAGATAACCAATTCCCCGCGACTGCCTTTGTGTTAAATCCGCCTTATTCTGCGAGTGGTAACGGCATGAATTTTGTGGAAACCGCCTTAAACATGATGAATAAAGGCTATGCGGCGATTATTATTCAAAATTCGGCAGGTTCAGGAAGAGCCAAAGATTATAATAAGCGGATTTTAGAAAAACATACACTGTTAGCCAGTATTAAAATGCCAATCGATATTTTTATTGGTAAATCGAGCGTACAAACCAATATTTATGTATTTAAAGTGGGTGAAAAACATGAAAAAGACGAAATCGTGAGGTTTATTGATTTCTCAAATGATGGTTATACGCGCACGAATCGTAAAAAAGCCAGCAATAACTTAAAAGACACTGACCAAGCTAAAGAACGTTATGAAGAATTAGTTAATTTAGTGCGTTTTGGTAAAAACAAACTGAGTATTTTTACTGAAAAAGAATATTATGAAAACACAATTGATCCAAAAAATGGCGCAGATTGGAATCAAACCGCCCCAATTGACACAAAACCGACTTTGCAAGATTTTAAGAAAACGGTCAGTGATTATTTAGCGTGGGAAGTTTCTAATTTATTAAAAGGAAATGATAGTTTGGGAAAATAG
- the rsmH gene encoding 16S rRNA (cytosine(1402)-N(4))-methyltransferase RsmH → MQHQPVLLHEVLAALRIKPDGYYIDGTFGRGGHSRAILSQLNASGRLQAFDRDWSAISAGQQLAAEDGRFSIEHACFAELCERLQALNRVGQVDGILLDLGVSSPQLDDPERGFSFLRDGLLDMRMDTQHGEGVAAWLARAKLSDIAHVLAEYGEEKHAKRIAKAIVAARDTAPITHTRQLAEVVAAAHPAWPKDKHPATQTFQALRIFINQELEQLAAVLSQLISALAPNGRLAIISFHSLEDRLVKRFIRSAAKGDDYPASVPVTIAQLNPALIPIGKSIRPSAEEIAQNPRSRSAILRVAERK, encoded by the coding sequence ATGCAGCACCAACCTGTTTTACTCCATGAAGTATTGGCCGCTTTACGTATTAAACCCGATGGCTATTACATTGATGGTACTTTCGGCCGCGGCGGACACAGCCGCGCTATTTTAAGCCAATTGAATGCCTCAGGGCGTTTACAGGCTTTTGACCGCGATTGGAGCGCAATTAGCGCAGGACAGCAATTGGCGGCTGAAGATGGGCGTTTTTCCATCGAACATGCCTGTTTTGCTGAATTATGCGAGCGATTGCAGGCTTTAAATCGCGTGGGACAGGTGGATGGAATTTTATTGGATTTAGGTGTTTCTTCACCGCAACTTGATGATCCTGAACGGGGTTTTAGTTTTTTGCGTGATGGATTACTTGATATGCGCATGGATACGCAACATGGCGAGGGAGTCGCTGCTTGGTTGGCACGGGCAAAATTAAGTGATATTGCTCATGTTTTAGCCGAATATGGCGAAGAAAAACACGCTAAACGCATCGCTAAAGCCATTGTCGCCGCCCGCGATACCGCGCCCATCACTCACACTCGACAATTGGCCGAAGTGGTCGCCGCCGCACATCCCGCTTGGCCAAAAGATAAACATCCCGCCACCCAAACTTTTCAAGCCTTACGCATTTTTATTAATCAAGAATTAGAACAATTAGCGGCTGTTTTATCTCAATTAATTTCTGCATTAGCTCCGAATGGGCGTTTAGCCATTATTAGTTTTCATTCTTTAGAAGATCGTTTGGTGAAACGTTTTATTCGTTCGGCGGCGAAAGGAGACGATTATCCTGCATCTGTGCCGGTGACTATTGCGCAATTAAATCCTGCATTAATTCCAATTGGTAAATCTATTCGTCCCAGTGCAGAAGAAATTGCTCAAAATCCTCGCTCGCGCAGTGCTATTTTGCGAGTGGCAGAGCGAAAGTGA
- the phaE gene encoding class III poly(R)-hydroxyalkanoic acid synthase subunit PhaE → MTTRSSDTDTDPNAETQENISPQDYWAACLALLQQGAKEHTTSSNASAHWSESLELWWQAVATSLTPDNYAVFRRFIDQGKSYFRLNSEFLKTFDQLQQANPDSPEWQSLWDQGFEELKASFIAARNEQSETVGFWEMPFDSWQRTLASLSILPNDLFSLLKDDIISNERQRLNQKWQQILSVPGLGYTREWQEQLQQGMRLSLAYQSAQQDYSGQFQKIGLRTLDLLRERILSMQKSQQSIGDLRTLYNIWIDCGEAAYAEQVTTPQFITIHARLINSLMAWKRHQQKMIDMALNSFHMPTRKELDTMNMRIHQLRRENKLLQNDPNCAHVVSLIQEVNSLRAEVGELRNHLLSERKKAKTETETEKKTQPPRQ, encoded by the coding sequence ATGACCACTCGATCTTCCGATACCGACACCGATCCCAATGCAGAGACGCAAGAAAACATCTCTCCCCAAGATTATTGGGCGGCGTGTTTGGCTCTGCTCCAACAGGGCGCGAAAGAACACACCACCTCAAGCAACGCTTCTGCACATTGGTCTGAATCTTTAGAATTATGGTGGCAGGCGGTTGCTACGTCCTTGACTCCGGACAATTATGCGGTATTTCGTCGTTTTATTGATCAGGGAAAAAGTTATTTTCGTTTAAACAGCGAATTTTTAAAAACATTTGATCAATTACAACAAGCCAATCCCGATTCTCCCGAATGGCAGAGTTTATGGGATCAGGGATTTGAAGAGTTAAAAGCCAGTTTTATTGCGGCGAGAAATGAGCAATCAGAAACGGTTGGTTTTTGGGAAATGCCTTTTGACAGTTGGCAACGTACTTTGGCTTCTTTATCCATATTGCCAAATGATTTATTTAGTTTATTAAAAGATGATATTATCAGTAATGAACGTCAACGCTTGAATCAGAAATGGCAACAGATTCTATCCGTACCGGGTTTAGGTTATACCCGTGAATGGCAAGAACAATTGCAACAGGGAATGCGTTTAAGTTTAGCTTACCAAAGCGCACAACAAGATTATAGCGGACAATTTCAAAAAATCGGTTTACGGACTTTAGATTTATTACGCGAACGCATTTTGTCTATGCAGAAATCGCAGCAGAGTATTGGCGATTTGCGGACTTTATATAATATTTGGATTGATTGTGGAGAAGCGGCTTATGCCGAACAGGTTACTACGCCGCAATTTATTACGATTCACGCCCGCTTAATTAACAGCTTAATGGCGTGGAAACGACATCAACAAAAAATGATTGATATGGCATTAAATAGTTTCCACATGCCAACCCGTAAAGAATTAGATACCATGAATATGCGTATTCATCAATTGCGCCGTGAAAATAAATTGTTACAAAACGATCCCAATTGCGCGCATGTGGTCAGTTTAATTCAGGAAGTCAATAGTTTACGTGCCGAAGTGGGCGAATTGCGCAACCATCTGCTCAGTGAACGCAAAAAAGCAAAAACTGAAACTGAAACCGAAAAAAAAACCCAGCCGCCCCGCCAGTAA
- the panC gene encoding pantoate--beta-alanine ligase codes for MKIIHSVNELTDQFMSWRKNDAPLALVPTMGNLHEGHLQLVRLAQATAQEVMVSIFVNPLQFGVGEDYQQYPRTLAADCEKLAALGVSFVFAPSVTDLYPQGENNSTRVMVPHLGELLCGMSRPQHFQGVTTIVCKLFNLIRPDYAIFGEKDYQQLTIIKQMVTDLYLPVSIISAPIVRESDGLALSSRNQYLTPEQRQYAPVLYQTLLETVARIEQGENNNLLLEQMAKERLKQANFEPDYVRICHPMTLVEANLQIDTSVRILAAAKLGRTRLIDNVALTR; via the coding sequence ATGAAAATAATCCATTCGGTCAATGAATTAACTGATCAATTCATGTCATGGCGTAAGAATGACGCGCCATTGGCATTAGTGCCGACAATGGGTAATTTACATGAAGGCCATTTGCAACTGGTTCGTTTAGCACAAGCCACCGCGCAAGAAGTGATGGTCAGTATTTTCGTCAATCCCTTGCAATTTGGAGTGGGCGAAGATTATCAACAATACCCCCGTACATTAGCCGCAGATTGTGAAAAATTAGCTGCATTGGGCGTGTCTTTTGTTTTCGCGCCCAGTGTAACTGATTTATATCCCCAAGGTGAAAATAATAGCACGCGAGTGATGGTGCCGCATTTAGGAGAATTATTGTGTGGCATGAGTCGGCCACAGCATTTTCAGGGCGTAACCACTATTGTGTGTAAATTATTTAATTTAATTCGGCCAGATTATGCGATTTTTGGTGAAAAAGATTATCAGCAATTAACCATTATTAAACAAATGGTGACTGATCTTTATTTACCTGTTTCGATTATTTCCGCGCCTATTGTGCGCGAATCGGATGGTTTAGCATTAAGTTCTCGCAATCAATATTTAACTCCCGAACAACGACAATATGCCCCTGTTTTGTACCAAACTTTGTTAGAAACGGTGGCGCGAATTGAACAGGGGGAAAATAATAATTTGTTGTTAGAACAAATGGCTAAAGAACGGTTAAAACAAGCGAATTTTGAACCCGATTATGTGCGTATTTGTCATCCTATGACTTTGGTGGAGGCAAATTTGCAAATAGATACTTCCGTGAGAATATTGGCCGCTGCGAAATTGGGTCGAACTCGATTAATTGATAATGTGGCATTGACGCGATAA
- a CDS encoding hemerythrin domain-containing protein — protein MSAIINKLHQEHIGIAKLLDLLDTQMATFHAGDTPDYQIMSDIMHYMVHYPDMYHHPSEDVLFSHLKQRDPSLQGEIEELLQQHELLIEKGRAFFNTLQLAMDDTAMFSRATLETQANEYIALLRGHIDKEEGKVMPRAAQTFSEADWQQVHQGIKELDDPLFGSTVKEDYAALYHYLTAQ, from the coding sequence ATGTCAGCTATTATCAATAAACTCCATCAAGAACATATTGGCATCGCCAAATTATTGGACTTGTTGGATACCCAAATGGCTACTTTCCACGCGGGCGACACACCCGATTACCAAATCATGTCTGACATTATGCACTACATGGTGCATTACCCAGACATGTATCATCATCCCAGCGAAGATGTGTTATTTTCCCATTTAAAACAACGCGATCCCAGCTTACAAGGGGAAATTGAAGAGTTATTGCAACAACATGAATTGTTAATTGAAAAAGGACGCGCTTTTTTTAACACCCTGCAATTGGCAATGGACGACACGGCCATGTTTTCCCGCGCCACTTTGGAAACCCAAGCCAATGAATATATTGCTTTATTGCGCGGTCATATCGACAAAGAAGAAGGCAAAGTGATGCCACGCGCCGCCCAAACCTTTAGCGAAGCCGATTGGCAACAAGTACATCAAGGGATTAAAGAATTGGATGATCCTTTGTTTGGCAGTACGGTTAAAGAAGATTACGCCGCTTTATACCATTATTTAACCGCACAATAA
- a CDS encoding restriction endonuclease subunit S, with translation MERIAELEAERLAELEAYLLATGLKDYTLTAEEQQALEDFENLKFEKFNVIDVFDVKNTRNILSKDIVENSGTTPYLCASAENNAVSSYISYDQKQLDKGNCVFIGGKTFVVTYQEKDFYSNDSHNLVLYLKDEKYKSKLNQLYLATCINKSLGHKYSWGDSISNRKIQTDKVSLPTQNAQPNYAIMETFISAIQKLVIKEVVLYADRKIAATKTIVKKA, from the coding sequence ATGGAACGTATAGCGGAACTGGAAGCGGAGCGACTAGCGGAGCTGGAAGCGTATTTATTAGCGACTGGATTAAAAGATTACACCTTAACAGCCGAAGAACAACAGGCTTTAGAGGATTTTGAAAATTTGAAATTTGAAAAGTTTAATGTCATTGATGTTTTTGATGTAAAAAATACTAGAAACATTTTATCAAAAGATATTGTTGAAAACAGCGGAACAACTCCTTATTTGTGCGCAAGTGCAGAAAATAATGCGGTGAGTTCTTATATTTCTTATGATCAAAAACAGTTAGACAAAGGGAATTGTGTTTTTATTGGAGGTAAAACTTTTGTTGTCACCTATCAAGAAAAAGACTTTTATTCAAACGATAGCCATAATTTGGTTTTGTATTTAAAAGATGAAAAATACAAAAGCAAATTAAACCAATTATATTTAGCAACATGTATTAATAAAAGTTTGGGGCATAAATATTCTTGGGGCGATAGTATTAGCAATAGAAAAATTCAAACGGACAAGGTTTCACTCCCAACACAAAACGCACAACCCAATTACGCAATAATGGAAACTTTTATTTCTGCTATTCAAAAGTTAGTTATAAAAGAGGTCGTTTTATATGCTGACAGAAAAATAGCAGCGACAAAAACCATCGTAAAAAAAGCATAG
- a CDS encoding class III poly(R)-hydroxyalkanoic acid synthase subunit PhaC has protein sequence MNPFQIRPDQAVQDMLEFNKKLGDGLKTLTTIKEVTVGSLAREAVYQEDKLVLYRYTPIVAHPNPVPLLIVYALVNRPYMLDLQANRSTIRGLLEAGQDVYLIDWGYPDGADRYLTLEDYISGYLHRCVSTVCKRHGVEKINVLGVCQGGTFSLCYAALYPYKICNLITMVTPVDFKTSDNLLSQWVQELDVDLLVDTLGNIPGELLNWTFLSMKPFRLTGQKYLDMVDSLADEESAKNFLRMEKWIFDSPDQAGEAFRQFIRHFFQKNRLIKGQVFIGESRVHLKNLTMPILNIYATEDHLVPPSASVALRHHIGTDDYKEIAFKGGHIGIYVSQRAQKELPAQIGEWLDARSKN, from the coding sequence ATGAATCCGTTTCAAATTCGTCCTGATCAAGCCGTACAAGACATGTTGGAATTCAACAAGAAATTGGGCGATGGTCTGAAAACGTTGACCACGATCAAAGAAGTCACCGTAGGCAGTTTGGCGCGGGAAGCGGTTTATCAAGAAGATAAATTAGTGTTATACCGTTACACTCCAATTGTCGCACATCCCAATCCGGTGCCGTTGCTGATTGTGTACGCGCTGGTGAATCGCCCTTATATGCTGGATTTACAAGCCAATCGTTCCACCATTCGCGGCTTATTAGAAGCGGGACAAGATGTGTATTTAATCGACTGGGGTTATCCTGATGGCGCGGATCGTTATCTGACTTTAGAAGATTATATTAGCGGTTATTTGCACCGTTGCGTGAGTACCGTGTGCAAACGGCATGGGGTGGAGAAAATTAATGTATTAGGTGTCTGTCAAGGCGGCACATTTAGCCTTTGTTATGCTGCGCTTTATCCTTATAAAATTTGCAATTTAATCACCATGGTGACCCCCGTTGATTTTAAAACCAGTGATAATTTACTCAGCCAATGGGTGCAAGAGTTAGATGTGGATTTATTGGTGGATACTTTAGGCAATATTCCCGGTGAATTATTAAACTGGACTTTTTTATCCATGAAACCATTCCGTTTAACAGGGCAAAAATATCTGGATATGGTCGATAGTTTAGCGGACGAAGAATCGGCTAAGAATTTTTTAAGAATGGAAAAATGGATTTTTGACAGTCCTGATCAAGCCGGTGAGGCTTTTCGGCAATTTATTCGTCATTTTTTTCAAAAAAATCGTTTGATTAAAGGGCAGGTTTTTATTGGAGAGAGCCGCGTGCATTTAAAAAATTTAACCATGCCCATTTTAAATATTTACGCGACAGAAGATCATTTAGTTCCTCCGTCGGCTTCTGTTGCCTTGCGCCACCACATTGGTACGGATGATTATAAGGAAATTGCCTTTAAAGGCGGTCATATTGGTATTTACGTCAGCCAACGGGCGCAAAAAGAATTGCCAGCCCAGATTGGGGAGTGGTTGGATGCGCGTAGTAAAAATTGA
- a CDS encoding restriction endonuclease subunit S: MKNVEWGEFKIGDLFEVHSYKKRFDANKVEILDNGKFPYVVRIGSNNGQKGFINEDENFLNEGNTISFGQDTATMFYQEKPYFTGDKIKILKSKDKRFNKKNAQFFVLAMSKAFSSFSWGTSSFDVKIIESQKIHLPTKNNKIDFDFMESFIYQKDRVRRILILSESEFTDTRIFKIYSCKSFILNRFFIF; encoded by the coding sequence TTGAAAAATGTTGAGTGGGGGGAGTTTAAAATTGGTGATTTGTTTGAGGTCCATTCTTACAAAAAAAGATTTGATGCGAACAAAGTTGAAATTTTAGATAACGGAAAATTTCCCTATGTTGTTAGAATAGGGTCAAATAATGGTCAAAAAGGTTTTATAAACGAAGATGAGAATTTTCTGAACGAAGGAAATACGATTTCATTTGGGCAAGATACGGCTACAATGTTCTATCAAGAAAAGCCCTATTTCACGGGTGATAAAATAAAAATCTTGAAATCAAAAGACAAAAGGTTTAACAAAAAAAATGCTCAATTTTTTGTTTTAGCAATGTCAAAAGCATTTAGTTCTTTTTCTTGGGGAACTTCAAGTTTTGATGTAAAAATAATTGAAAGCCAAAAAATCCACCTCCCCACAAAAAACAACAAAATAGATTTTGATTTTATGGAAAGTTTTATATACCAAAAAGATAGGGTTCGTAGAATCCTTATTTTGTCAGAATCAGAATTTACAGACACAAGAATTTTCAAAATTTATTCTTGCAAATCGTTTATTTTAAACAGATTTTTTATTTTTTAA
- the leuC gene encoding 3-isopropylmalate dehydratase large subunit has product MSARTLYDKLWDAHVVRTDENGAALLYIDRHLLHEVTSPQAFDGLRLAQRQPWRLSANLAVPDHNVPTTPDRTAGIDAIVDPVSRLQVQTLVNNCTSYNIPLFAMNDIRQGIVHVIGPEQGATLPGMTVVCGDSHTSTHGAFGALAFGIGTSEVEHVLATQCLVQKKSGNMCIQVDGELSAGVTAKDLILAIIGQIGTAGGTGYALEFAGKAISGLSMEGRMTLCNMAIEAGARAGMVAVDDVTLAYVKDRPYAPKGQQWQQALSAWKELHSDPGAHFDQVVRFDAQSLVPQVTWGTSPEMVTGINGRVPNPATIADPIAAASIQRALTYMGLTPDMAITDIMVDKVFIGSCTNSRLEDLRAAADVVRGRRVADTIKLALVVPGSGLIKQQAEAEGLDQVFRDAGFEWREPGCSMCLGMNADQLSPGERCASTSNRNFEGRQGKDGRTHLVGPSMAAAAAIAGHFVDVRDLL; this is encoded by the coding sequence ATGTCTGCCAGAACTTTATACGATAAATTATGGGATGCCCACGTGGTGCGCACCGATGAAAATGGCGCGGCTTTACTTTATATTGATCGCCATTTACTGCACGAAGTCACCTCTCCGCAGGCTTTTGATGGGCTTAGACTGGCACAACGTCAACCATGGCGATTATCGGCTAATTTAGCCGTGCCAGATCACAATGTCCCCACCACACCCGACCGCACGGCGGGAATCGATGCCATTGTCGATCCTGTTTCGCGTTTACAAGTACAAACGTTGGTGAATAACTGCACCTCGTACAATATCCCCTTGTTTGCCATGAATGACATTCGTCAAGGCATTGTACATGTCATTGGACCCGAACAAGGCGCGACTTTGCCCGGCATGACCGTGGTATGTGGCGATTCGCACACCTCGACCCATGGCGCATTCGGCGCGTTAGCCTTCGGCATCGGCACATCAGAAGTAGAACATGTGCTGGCCACCCAATGCCTTGTACAAAAAAAATCAGGCAATATGTGTATTCAAGTGGACGGAGAATTATCCGCAGGAGTCACCGCCAAAGACTTAATTTTAGCCATTATCGGCCAAATTGGTACCGCAGGTGGAACAGGATATGCGCTTGAATTTGCAGGAAAAGCCATTAGTGGCTTGAGTATGGAAGGGCGCATGACACTCTGCAATATGGCCATTGAAGCAGGCGCACGGGCGGGTATGGTTGCGGTTGATGATGTCACATTGGCGTATGTCAAAGATCGCCCTTACGCCCCCAAAGGACAACAATGGCAACAAGCCCTTAGCGCATGGAAAGAATTACACAGCGATCCGGGCGCGCATTTCGATCAAGTGGTGCGTTTCGATGCCCAATCTCTTGTACCACAAGTGACGTGGGGAACGTCGCCAGAAATGGTCACAGGAATCAATGGGCGCGTACCCAATCCCGCCACCATTGCCGATCCCATCGCCGCCGCATCCATTCAACGTGCCTTGACGTACATGGGATTAACGCCCGATATGGCGATAACTGATATTATGGTGGATAAAGTTTTTATTGGCTCTTGTACGAATTCCCGTTTAGAAGATTTACGCGCTGCTGCCGATGTGGTGCGTGGACGGCGGGTGGCTGATACGATTAAACTGGCTTTGGTTGTGCCGGGGTCTGGTTTAATTAAACAACAAGCAGAAGCCGAAGGCTTAGATCAGGTATTCCGTGATGCAGGCTTTGAATGGCGCGAGCCGGGCTGTTCGATGTGCTTGGGCATGAATGCGGATCAATTGTCACCGGGCGAACGCTGTGCTTCTACGTCTAACCGTAATTTTGAAGGACGACAAGGCAAAGACGGCCGCACCCATTTAGTAGGGCCAAGCATGGCCGCGGCAGCGGCGATTGCAGGACATTTTGTTGACGTGCGCGATTTGCTTTAA
- a CDS encoding PilZ domain-containing protein has protein sequence MVDLEKRRFLRHSSSIPVRIHAGNEPQRLQCLLNIGEGGLAFESEAAWPLGTKLRILWPIPLDFSLDIQELQGKVVWCRPHRETQEGTLYEVGVEFIRPDSEAVDMTALIEELYQQLAEVQFEIFTASSDH, from the coding sequence ATGGTTGATCTGGAAAAACGTCGTTTTCTGCGTCATTCCAGCAGTATTCCTGTGCGGATACATGCGGGTAATGAGCCTCAGCGTTTGCAATGTTTGCTCAATATCGGAGAAGGAGGGCTTGCATTTGAATCGGAGGCGGCGTGGCCGCTGGGTACAAAATTGCGCATTTTGTGGCCGATTCCTTTGGATTTTTCCTTAGATATTCAGGAGTTACAAGGGAAAGTGGTGTGGTGTCGTCCGCACCGAGAAACGCAAGAAGGCACACTGTACGAAGTCGGGGTGGAATTTATACGTCCTGACAGTGAGGCGGTCGATATGACGGCATTAATCGAAGAATTATATCAACAATTAGCAGAAGTTCAGTTTGAAATTTTTACTGCTTCTTCGGATCATTAA
- a CDS encoding slr1658 superfamily regulator codes for MTIQTCFMIGDENVQYFGHYVDIDPKETEYLMISFSPTNIPIQQRWRNNGLSADFIAGYMLNFFVVDNEPKAISKNRFVAVKYIANELLENAMKFHSECKNSSVTIRFHLLEDQVVFYVRNNIDENRVAVFKEYITKLLNANPHDLYFQQMEINAAHAGHHSGLGFLSILCDYPARLGWKFESDCPQMHWVTTRVALFLWEIQAKQNETVFFLRSV; via the coding sequence ATGACAATACAAACATGTTTTATGATAGGCGATGAGAATGTGCAGTATTTTGGTCATTACGTGGATATTGACCCAAAAGAAACTGAATATTTAATGATTAGTTTTTCGCCCACCAATATTCCTATTCAACAACGTTGGCGTAATAACGGATTATCGGCTGATTTTATTGCAGGTTACATGCTTAATTTTTTTGTGGTCGATAATGAGCCTAAAGCGATCAGTAAAAATCGTTTTGTTGCTGTGAAATATATTGCTAATGAACTGTTAGAAAATGCCATGAAATTTCACAGCGAATGTAAAAACAGTTCTGTGACAATTCGCTTTCATTTATTGGAAGATCAAGTGGTCTTTTATGTGAGAAATAATATTGATGAAAATCGAGTGGCGGTATTTAAGGAATATATCACCAAATTGCTAAATGCCAATCCACATGATCTTTATTTTCAACAAATGGAAATCAATGCAGCCCATGCAGGACATCATTCTGGGTTGGGTTTTTTGAGTATTTTATGCGATTATCCAGCACGTTTAGGCTGGAAATTTGAAAGCGACTGTCCACAAATGCACTGGGTGACGACCAGAGTGGCACTTTTTTTGTGGGAAATCCAGGCGAAACAAAATGAAACCGTATTTTTTTTAAGGAGTGTTTAG